The DNA sequence GGAGCTCGCGGACCGACTCCTCGTCGTCCAGTTCCAGCAGCTCCGCCTCGACCTTCGCGTCGAGGAACACCGCGTCCGCGGGGGCGACCAGCTTGGTCAGTTCCTCGCGGCGGGCGTCGTCAGTCAGCACCGACTCGTCCGCGTTGAAGACGTACAGGAACGGCTTCGTCGTCAGCAGGCTCAGCTCGCGCAGCGCGTCGAAGTCGACTTCCTTCTGGGCCTGGAAGAGCGTGCGCCCGGCGTCGAGGATCTCCTTCGCCTTCTGGGCGTTGTCGAGCGCGGGCTTGTTCTCCTTCTTCGTCCGCGCTTCCTTCTCCAGCCGCGGCAGCGCCTTGTCCAGGGTCTGCAGGTCGGCGAGGATCAGCTCGGTGTTGATCGTCTCGATGTCGCTCGACGGGTCGATGCGGCCGTCGACGTGCACCACGTCGGGGTCGTCGAACACCCGGATGACCTGGCAGATCGCGTTGGCCTCGCGGATGTTCGCGAGGAACTTGTTGCCCAGCCCGGCGCCCTCGGAGGCGCCCTTCACGATGCCCGCGATGTCCACAAAGGACACAACTGCCGGGACGATCTTCTCCGACTTGTGCAGCTCGGCCAGCTTGTCCAGCCGCGGGTCCGGCAGCGGCACCACGCCGACGTTCGGCTCGATCGTCGCGAACGGGTAGTTCGCGGCGAGCACGTCGTTGCGGGTCAGCGCGTTGAACAGGGTGGACTTGCCGACGTTGGGCAGGC is a window from the Amycolatopsis sp. cg9 genome containing:
- the ychF gene encoding redox-regulated ATPase YchF; translated protein: MSLTLGIVGLPNVGKSTLFNALTRNDVLAANYPFATIEPNVGVVPLPDPRLDKLAELHKSEKIVPAVVSFVDIAGIVKGASEGAGLGNKFLANIREANAICQVIRVFDDPDVVHVDGRIDPSSDIETINTELILADLQTLDKALPRLEKEARTKKENKPALDNAQKAKEILDAGRTLFQAQKEVDFDALRELSLLTTKPFLYVFNADESVLTDDARREELTKLVAPADAVFLDAKVEAELLELDDEESVRELLESVGQPEPGLYSLARAGFHTLGLQTYLTAGPKESRAWTIPQGATAPQAAGVIHTDFERGFIKAEIVSYDDLMAAGSMVAARAAGKVRMEGKDYIMADGDVVEFRFNV